One region of Ostrinia nubilalis chromosome 14, ilOstNubi1.1, whole genome shotgun sequence genomic DNA includes:
- the LOC135077820 gene encoding uncharacterized protein LOC135077820 yields the protein MKIIHAKRRPSRPFMDRFVHLAVELVKLVFKIIEGIIRALLEVAVDLYFYGICAATGLVIGFFILRNGVCEGKNCFSNSTFNNLVMMTGCALTLIAAYTIYKRLI from the exons AGCGAAGGCCTTCTCGTCCTTTTATGGACAGGTTCGTCCATCTGGCGGTGGAACTGGTGAAGTTGGTGTTCAAGATTATCGAAGGCATCATAAGAGCTTTGCTGGAAGTAGCTGTGGACCTGTATTTCTATGGCATCTGTGCTGCCACGGGATTGGTTATAGGATTCTTCATTTTAAG GAACGGGGTCTGCGAAGGGAAGAATTGCTTCTCCAATAGTACCTTCAACAACCTGGTGATGATGACAGGTTGTGCCCTGACTCTTATAGCCGCCTACACAATTTACAAAAGACTAATCTGA